DNA sequence from the Drosophila sechellia strain sech25 chromosome 3L, ASM438219v1, whole genome shotgun sequence genome:
GGGTTAGGTATTCATGCCTGGTCAAACGTGCGGTGGAAGCGCTACTTGACCATGTAGTGAAACTCATCATCGGCTTGCTCTGTGCACCGCATCTGCTCTGaaaaagcataaaaaaaagtataacaTTCGACTTTACCCCTTTCTGTTTGAAAGATTAGATGCTCAAACTTTCTGAAGACATCAAGAATCCCAACAATAACTTTATTCCGTCTTCTATAGACAATTTCTTGATCGTACTTCTTAATTTGGCAAGAttacatataataaaaagGCCAAAAAGGGCGCCTTACCACATTAACCAATTGAGTATTTCCTCCTATAAGATACTTTTCCAAAGAACAAAACTAGATACATTGAATTAATTTGGATGTTAAATAAGATGTTAGTTAATAAAGTAAAGTACTccaatgtttttaaaatttcgaatacatttttttaatattggcaaagtatacatgtatatatggTGTGGTTTACTTTGATAGTCTTATTTGATTACTTTTTATAGCTTTCGGCCAAAAATGCACagttaatattatatttctttgTCCCTCCTTTAGTGATGGGACAattctttgtattttttttttcaaagaAACTTTATTTCGAAAAAGCGTGTCTTTACATATCTGCagaatttgaaaaataaagtaaagaaAACTTTTTAGCGACTAGCCCCGTCGGCGTCTTCGCTCGGCCTCTGCGCGCCTGTGTCGGAGTCTCCTGAGGATGCGACGCCTGCGCCGATGTATCCTTCTGTGGTACACGGGCGCTTCTGTGGTCGTGGTAGAGGTGGTGTTCGGAGCAACTGTTGTCGATGTGGCTGTGCCGGTGCCGGTGCCAGtaccagttccagttccagttccagtgCTCGTCCCAGTTGCGGTTCCTGTGTCGTCCGACGAGGCGCAATCTATAAAGGACATGCAGCTAAAGGCAATCACTGCCAAAGTCAAAGGAAGAAGTAGCCTCATCTTGAAAGACGTTGGACGTGTGAAACGTTAGGATTTGTGTGCCATTTAAAGGTGTTGTGAGGCAATTTATAGCCCTGCTGGTATCAATACTCTGGCTTTTTGCGTCGACGGTATGGAAAACTACAAGAATTGTTATTCGAACGCATAATGTGTAAAAATAACGATTGGTGTTTACTTCTTTAGTTGAAGAAAACTGTTCTGTTAAATTAAGCAAATAGTATTCAGACTGTTTGTCTGGTacaaattaaagcaaatatgTACTTTTATACACGCTTTATAGAATTCAAGTCTAGTTTGGTACTTCTTTACCTTAATActaaatcaaatcaaacatCTTTGGATTATTAACATCTCAACTAAAGTTGCCAACAAAAGTTCGAACCTAATATATCAGTATGTAAAATTAGTATCCTGAGCGGAAATACAGTATACAGCtgtgttaaaaaaaatagcaGTGCTTGGGACCTGCGAGTTTAAGTTAAAAAATTCCTAtgatttacaattttaatggtcaaattttttttataatattgttaggtatttaatttcaaacaatttagcaaatgtttcacttttatttcttcaatagtttcgaaaatatagattaaaacaacataataGGCAGAAATTCAGGTGTTCACTAAAATAGCAGTGCTatgaaaaaatagtaaaaaaaatcaacttgACTTAGAACGAacttagtttttctttttaatgtgtTAATTAGGGCCTAATACTTGGTTGGATAGCCTTTTGTTAGCCAGCACAGCCTTACACCCACGCGACATGGAGTCCACCAGGTCCTGGCAACGTTTGGGGGGTATTTTTGACCATGCATCCTGCACAACTTGCCAAATCTGAGCCTTAGACGTCGGGGAGTTTTTCGACACATATTGTTTAATGTCCCCCCACAGGTTTTCAATCGGGTTTAAATCGGAAGATGATGCTGGCCACGACATTACATCCATTCTATTTTGGGTGAACCTATTCTTAGTCGATTTGCTTCTGCGTTTCGTATCATTATCCTGTTGGAATGTCTATTTTAAGGGCATATTATATTCAGAATATGACAGTAAGACATCACTAAGTATATTTGCATATGCGTTTTGGTCTATAATACCATAAATCATATGGTATGAACTCATACCATTGTAGAAAAAACAAGCCCATACCAGGATTTTAGGTCCACCATGATTGAAAGTCATCTGTGGGTGTTTTGGGTTGTACTCCGTGTTTGGAGGTCATCAGATATACTGTAGTGAACCAGTTCTACCAAATAGCACTTTTTTGACCCATCAATCCAAAGGATATTATGCCATTTGGAGACTGGCCAGATTAGGTAGGTTTTAGGGAAGCTTAACCTTGCCTTAATATGCCTAGGGCTAAGTAGGGGATCCTTTTGTGGACTCCTCTCACATAAATTTTGATTCGCTTATTCCCAAGTTCAGCTCAGACTTTATGTCCCCAAAGGATGCAAAAGAATAAAAGACCTCCTCAAAAGATCCTCTATATCTGTTGTTTTACGTATGGTACCACTGTTTTCGGGCTACCATTCAAATTTAATGGCATTGGATACCATTTTGGCAGCACATTCAAGGGTTTTTTGAATGTCCTTATatgtttttccttcctttCTAAGCTTAAAAATTAACATTCAGAGGCTTAACCAGAGACTGCTATTCTTATGAACAGCCTAAAAGTGGTGGATTTGCTCaagaatgtaaataaaaaaaaggataaCATGAAAAACTGAccggattttctttttttctatatCTATACATTccattttacaaaaataagtgGAATAAAAAGTGGATTCCAAAAAGGGACATGGAGAAATACATTTGTGTTTCTTAGTTTCCATCGCTATTTTTTTGAACACAGCGTATATACTCTATATTTAACAACCTCGTTTTTATGACCATGCGcaaataagttaaaaaaaaaaaactaaaaagctATACAGTTCCATTTTTTCTGAAAACCACTTTCATGTTTCAAGGCTTTTTTCTCTTTCAttgcatgcatttttttaattaaataaaacatataacaaattatatttttcaaattttgcaAATCTTATCAgttgctctctctctctctctttttccttttctccTCTGCGATCTCCTCAAATGCATCTTCCAAGGATGGCTGTGATAGGGAATAGTCGTCCAGCTGCCAGGAACTGCGATGGCCCTCGACAAATTCAAAAATCCGCGACCAAGTAGTGTCTACTTCGAAAATTTGAAATGTTAACCTGCCACTGAACTCGTACTTCTCTCTAAGGAAAATAATCTATGAGAATCGCGTGTAAATATTCATGGTTTAATGATGATATTCTTACGTATTCCGACATTTGCACTTTTTTGGACCTGTACTTACTTTAGTTCTGCGTTGGGAAAGGCCACATTGATGTCATCCTCAATCTTTGTCAGCATTGCCACCATTCTGAAAGGGGAACAGGCCAAAATACGCCGAACAAGTCCTAAATATAACTTACTTATCTTGCTGTACATTTACAACCAACTTGAGCATCATTCCCTTggctattttgtttttaacgtGCTGATTCGATCCCATGGCATATATCCTGCCATCCACCAGGATAACGCATTTCGAGCAAAGGGCGTTTATCTCGTCCATATTGTGGGAGGTGAGCAGGACGGCCTTTCCCTGTTGGGCCATCTCGTTGATAATGGTCCAAACGTGACGTCGCGATGCGGGATCAACTCCTGCACTGGGCTCGTCCAAGCAAATAAGTGATTTTGCCCCACAGGCAACTGCAGCATTGATTTTCCGCTTCGTTCCTCCACTGTAGTAAATAATCTGAGCTGGCCATAAACACGTTGATCTATACTATTGTTAACCAAGTTGCTAGTTCACATACCTTTTTATCCAAGTGTTTCCTGAAACCGAAGTGATCGGCCAGATCTTCACATCGCTTATTCAAGTTTTTCCTTGGATAGCCCCATAACTGAAGGAAGACTTTTAGCAACTGGCGGCCAGTGAGAAACTCGAAAAAGGCGTCATATTGAGGGCAGTAGCCGAGTTCCTTCATCGTCTTATTCCGTTTCATCCTCATGCTGTGGCCTGAGATATATATGTTTCCTTTGTCGATCGAATGCTCGCCAACAATCATTTTGAACGTGCTGGTTTTTCCAGCTCCATTGGGCCCAAGAAGTCCCACGCAATGACTCCTGTTTCAGTTTTTAAGGCCAAGAGCatgacattgtaatctatacTCGAATAAGTATACTCACGGTTTCAGAGCAAAGGATATGTTATTGACGGCTAGGGGACCGCAGCCATACTTCTTTGAAACCCCATCGACGACCAATGCCCGAGATCCTATTTGATCAGCATTCATAGCTCTTATTTTCTCAGCCTGCCTGGACACTTTGGGATCCTCAATTGAGCCACTTGAGCTGTATGTACAACACCCTTTACATCTGTACCAAATACAGCTGCCGTACTCAAAAAACATTATCAACAGAAAGAATGTGATGGCAGCCGCAAGCATGACCAGCATCTCAGGCCAGGTCATGGGATctgttataaataatttaaattatcgtGTAAAGTAATACTAAGTTATTCTAGACTCACTTTCGCACACACATTTTGGTGTTAAGAAGGATAAGGGGTTGATGCAATACATTTTATCAGAAGTTGGATCATCAGACGTTGGCCTTTTGGTTTCCGGAATGTAGGACCCGCAACGACTCTTGTAGTTAAAGCATTTTTGTAGGCACTGATAGCCAGCTATCACTGGAAGCATGTTGGCAACAAATATAGCTACATATACCAATTTATAAGTCATCGCCAGTACTCCAAGAATCATAAAAATTAACGATACTACAAGAACTAAAAGGAGGTTAGAGGTTTGAATTAAGAATGAAATAATTGAATTGAGGGCGAAGACATCTCATACCAGATAGCAGGGTCAATGACACGGCTAGAAATGAGGCCGAAAGCATCGATATCATGAAGTAGGTAAATATCAGACCCGCTAATCCGGTAAAGAAGAGCACGAACAGCAGAAGGTACCAGGGCGCATATAAGTACAGGGGAAGCAGCAGGGCCAGCACCAATATAAAATAGACCATCATGTCGAAGGCGAGGTGACTCAGCCAGTAGGTGATCATCCCCAGCCCGGATACCTCCTGCTGCATCTTCATGTGCGAGACCCTCTCTTGGATTACGCCACTCGAGAATATAATCAGGGCGATGCACACATAGAGTATGACGCATATGGACAGATCTGTCGTATCACCAGTTACaaagttgttattatttctCGGCGTAAATGGAAAGCTGGTAACCTCTATGCTGATTTCCGGTCCAATGAGCTCCTGGGCGAAGACATTATAGACAAGATTAAGAATCATCGGCGCCGCATGAACGTAGTGTCTGGGTCCGACCCAACCGATCAGACCCAGCCGATCAGCAGTATCCATAGCCATTGACACAAAGTTAATCTCACGCCTGCCCTCTCTCGACTTCCATTTCTCATCCACGTAGTCCTTAATTTGTTCCGATACGACTATTAACTGAAACTTTCCCTTGACCAATGACTCGATAGAGTCTATACGACGTTCTTCCATATATGACTTGTTTTCCGGCACTGAAAGCAAAATTGTGGACTTATCTACCCCGTAATCGCTGACGTTGAACGTGCGCCTGCCCGAACGATGAGGATTCGTGGACATCATAAGCGTCGTTAGATAGTAAACAATGGGAATCAACAGCAAAATCAGGAAGTAAGCCTTTTCAAAAAATTTAAGATACATTAAAGTCACAATTCATATTATATGGTCATATTACCTTTTGGTCATACAGACCCATAATCTTCTTGGTCATCATTGCTCTCCATTGCTTTGCACAGCTGCGCACATTTCCATCTTGACCCTCGCCTTCCTCAACATTCTCATGGTCATCATCTCGTTTCTCAGCACCTCCCGAGTGGCGAGTATTGAGGTCCTCCGCCCCAAAGCTCATGAAAATCTCTTCCAGACTCACTGAGCTTAAACTGAATCCCCGAACACCTAAAGTGTTCATTTGGCTCTCCAAGTCACGGAAGAGCGAGGAAAAGGAATTTGACTTGCTAAGTGGCAGCTTGTAGCAGACATCTCTGCCCTTGATACTGAACGGTTCGATTCTACCCACATGGCGAGATATCAGGGAAGTCAGCATCTCCAGGTCACATCGCTTCCTTGCTTCGCAGGTGAGAAAGCAGCTGGCATTCACCTTTTTCTTGAGAAATGGCAGCGATCCAATGCATCGCAATTGCCCATCGCTGATGATGACCACCCGATCGCTCAGGACTTCTCCGTCATCCAACTGGTGCGTGGTCAGAAGTACGGTGCAGCCCTCCTTCGCCTCCAGTATTAGTCTCCACAGCTCCCGCCGGGCGCTGGGATCCAATCCGCTACTGGGTTCGTCGCAGATGAGAACCTACAGGACGAGTAAGAAATCTAAGATACTTATGAACCTTTTAGGACAAAAGAAGTGTTTGTTAAAAGTTGCCGAAAACTAGCAATGAATCAAATGAGTACATTACCTTGACTCCCCCACAAAGAGCACAGGCGACACTTAGACGCCGCTGGGTACCACCGGAGAGATTCCGAGCAGCCAATCTCTTCTTCTCCTGCAGATTAAGCTTCTTCAGGTAATTTTGCACCTCCGCCTTAACCTCCGCGCCCCGGACTCCTCGAAGGCGGCTAAAGAGCTTAATGTGACTAACCGAGCTAAGGTGCTTAAAGAGGACATTCTGCTGCGGGCACAGGCCAATGCATCTCTGGGCCTGTCTTCGTTCCTGGCGGATGTCAAAGCCATTTATCAGAGCCGACCCCGAAGTGGGCGAAATGAATCCAGCCAGCATACTGATCAGTGTGGTCTTGCCCGCTCCATTGTGTCCCATTAGCACCGTGACCTGTCCCTCGAACATGTCGAAGCTAACGTTCTTCACGACCTCCATCTTGCCGAAGGTCTTGCAGAGACCTCTGATCTGAACGCCGGCGATCTTGTCCACGGGATCTGGTTCGATTAATTGAAGGTCGGGACGTTCCTCATCTGGTGCCGCCCTATATATGCCGAAAAGTCTGTTAAAGAGCCGGCTATAGGGCACGAGACTTTCTGTGGAGCAACAGTGGGTGCAGGGGAAGTGCCAGGGTCGAGAATCCCCGTAAGGACCGGGCCGGATTTGCTCGAGGTACAGGCATAGAAGAAGGGAAAGAAAGCTGACCAATACCATGACCAGAAGGATATAGCCAGCGCTCAGCGAGCCTCCCGGCCATGAGGTTTCGAAGAGATTACCCCACTGTAGACCTTCACCGTAGTCCTCCCACATGCAAATGCTGTTGGCCAACACTTGCAGTCCAGAAATCAAGAAAAAGCTAAGGAAAACGTTCAATCCTGCCGAACATCCGTCGGAATGCAAGGCCCAAAAGGGAATTAGGGTGGCAATCAAGATTAGGAAAGTAACCAGCGAGATGCGATATGTTCTAGAGATTAGACTGCTCATCAAGAAGCTAAAGCAGATCGCGCAGTGACTGAGCACTAGAAGAACGAACAGTGCCATCGACCAGTGGGTGAAGGGCATAAAGGATATCTCAGAATTTGGTGGAACGAGTTTCCAGAACAACGTAATTATCGATGATCCGATCAAGAAAATTATGAAGGTCTCGATGTACCACGCCGCCCACTGCAGACAGGAGCCCACACCCATCAGGTTTAGTGTCACCTTAAGCTGGAGCTCCTTTTCCTCGACGATCGACTGCAACATAGAGTATGAGAATCATTAGATAATAGATAATCACGGCTATAATTTCGTTACCGTTGTCAATCTGATAActacaaaaatgaaaatgattatAATAATCATCCCGGCCACACCTTGTAAAGTTCTTGAGTGGGAGGTCATAAAAATGGGAGGGGAAGGAAGGTCCTTGATTGGTGGAAACGTGATATCCCCCTGGGTCTTATTGAATTCCTTACACTTGTGCTTGATATGGACCTGGCTCAATGCCTGCTGTACGGCTAAGAAGCCAGTTTTATAAAACTTATACGATCCGTCTGCTTGGTACATAATATTCACATTTATATTAGGTATCGCGGCAGAATGAAGGGTGAAAGACAGTTTATCAGGCCATTCCGTCCAGGGGTCGGAAAATTCGATACCAATCACAAAACTTTTTTTCTGTGAAAAACTAACCAACGCTTCATTAAGTTTGTGCGAGCTTTCAAATCCTGTGGTTTTTTTTACGTTTAGCTCTGCCACAATCGACTCGATCAACTTCGTTTGCGGAGCGAAGTAAATATATGAACTTTAAGGATAGTAACATAAAGTTATATCTCTAGAAATAGGGGAAGTAACAGCATATAGGACTTACGGTAAATTATAAAGAAACGCCGCAGTGGGTATCGGATCCGGAATTTTTGGTTTGGTACTCAAGTCCGATATAAGCCTAACGCACATACAAAGTAAAGGCAGGAGggcaaagaaaatgaaaagggTGATCACGTAACATTTGCGGCCCTTGAGCATTGAGAAGTTTttccacaacagcaacaacaacttcaTAATCCAGCTTGGAGCTTTGTGGTCAGCCATAATGCCTTTTTTAAAATCGCCTTTAcacaaaaaatttgtatgtgtggaaaatattttgtcaCTTACCTGTAAGCaactttgtttaatttttgacTCAAAAGAAACCCACCActgtttcgtttcatttcatttattttgtttttgatgtTCAGGTATAAACTCATATGTACACAAAATTCGTTAGAGAAATGCATCACGCAAATGCAGAGCTActggaaaagcgaaaaaaagagTATAAAAAGAATGAAGTATAAAATGTAAAAGACAATGCGTTAGCCGTTGCGACAATCAGTTACTTCATCGTAAATTTGCTACATAACTATAGTGAGATATTGACTTTAGTGAGCTATTTCAGTCCAATCACATTGTGTTCTCGTTAACAGAAGTGTGTAATGCTTTGCTTACATGACCCAAAAGAAATGCGTTAGCAAGGGAATGCTTAGTGTTGCTGATTTAATGATTCTTGAtgctgtttctgttgctgctgcactggCACCTGTTGATTCTGAACGGGCGGAGGACTCTGATTGTGGACTTGTTGTGCTACGGGTTGCTGTTGGGcagtttgctgctgctgctgtactggttgctgctgctgctgctgcacagtttgctgctgctgctgaactggttgctgctgctgttgcacaggctgctgctgctgttgcacaggctgctgctgctgttgcacaggttgttgctgctgttgcaccggctgttgctgctgctgcactggctgttgctgctgatagacaggctgctgttgctgataaACAGGCTGATTTTGGTACAccggttgttgttgctgcgggATCTGTCCAGCGTGCTGATAAACCTGGTTGGGTTGCAGCTGCACAGGCTGCTGTCCGTTTCcgtactgctgctgttggtatTGCTGGGcgtattgctgttgctgctgtgcatattgctgttgctgctgggcgtGCACTTGGTCAGGATGCTGGTAGTGCAGTTGGGCGCCCTGTGCCTGTTGGTAGGCCACGCCTCCTGGTGGTGGAGCAGCATAGTATCCCTGTGGCATATTCGGGTGCGGCGGCAGCTGGCCCTGAGCAATCAAGCGCTGCACTTCCTCCTGCCGCCGGCGTTCGTACTCCAGATACTCCTCGTGTGTATACTGCTTCTGTCGGTCGATGGTCTCCCATTCAGGGTCCTCTTGGAATTCTTCCTTGTTAGTCTGCGCCATGAACTCGTCGATGCTGATCAGTCCGTCGTGGTTCATATCCGTCTCCCGAAAGTGGTGCTCGCGCATACGCTCCATTTCCTCTGCTCGCTCCCTCATATCGTCCTCGGGCAGATCACTCTGATAGACCTTGTCCAGTTCCTTGACAAACAGAGCTTTGACCTCAGCCTCGTCCCAGTAGCCGTTGCTGTCGACGTCGTGAATGGAGAAGAAGGTCTTCGGATCAAAGTCGTTCTTGTCCATGTGGTCCTGTTTCTCCCACACATCCTCTAGTTGGGCCTTGTTGCCGGGGTGGTGCAGCTTCTCGTGGTTCTTATGCTTTTCTTCCTTTTCCTTGACCTCGGCCTCAAACTTCTTCCGCGACTCCTCATCCATCTCCTTTTTCTGCGCCTCCCGCTCAAACTCTTTCTGCATTTCGTACTCCTTGAACTCGCCACGTCGCTTGCGGTCCGCCTCGGCCAGATCGTCGGAGGTCTTCTGAATTAGCTTTCGCAGATCTTCGATCTCGAAGGTATGCTCGTTATCGTGGTCCAGATGCTGAGACACCTTCAGGTGCTTCCGGTCAATGTCGTTGGACAGCTCGTATGCTTGATTCGCCAGCTCCCGCAGACGCTCCACTTCGCGGCGCTTGATCTCGTCCAGCTTGGTCCGCACATGGTGGTTCACATAGTCCAGCTCCTGTGCGATCTTGCCACTCTGAGAATTAAAATTGAGcacattaattattaattattattaagcaACTAAACAAAAAGAGATTTAGGACTATCTAATTACAAACGAAAAAACGCATCTCTATGACATgtaaattagaaaatatattaaagcGAACTCTGTGTGGATTCCTGATCTTtataatttccatttaaatATAAGTGTATACTTTACTGCAACGAATACATTTTAAAGAAAGCTCGAGAAtattaaaaggaaaacgaaTGAGTCTCTTTAGTTGAATCTAGAAAACACTAGAAAAAGCTTTGTTACTTTTTGTAAACGTATCTTGGTAAGATGATTCTGCTACTGCTAATCGGTGTATTACTGCAAAGGTAATGCACATTTAACAACAATTGACTACAGCTGCGTTTCGAGATGTGGAAAACACAGTTCAGGGAAATCCCCATCCTACTCACCCGAATGTCGGCCTCGGGCGCCTTGTCCAGCTTCTTACGGAACTCGGGGTCCGCCTCAAGGGCCTCGACCACCTCCCGCAGGTAGCGCTCGTACTCCAGGGCCGTTTCCACGTCGGCGGTGGCCGGAGTGGAGGACTCCGCTGCCTCCTTGTGATCCTTCTTATTCTGCGTCACGGGCAGGGCGACAATCGAGGCGGAAATCGCAATCAGTGCCAATCCCAGCAAGGCCACGTTCTGCGCCATGGCTGCgagtgtgtgtttctgtcgTGTACTTCCCACTTGTGCCCAATGCAGGCCAACAACTGTGCAAATATCTTCACAAAAAACAATTATTCTCAAAAATATTCTGACGTGTCGAAATCGCGCG
Encoded proteins:
- the LOC116801136 gene encoding period circadian protein; this encodes MRLLLPLTLAVIAFSCMSFIDCASSDDTGTATGTSTGTGTGTGTGTGTGTATSTTVAPNTTSTTTTEAPVYHRRIHRRRRRILRRLRHRRAEAERRRRRG
- the LOC6606128 gene encoding phospholipid-transporting ATPase ABCA1 codes for the protein MADHKAPSWIMKLLLLLWKNFSMLKGRKCYVITLFIFFALLPLLCMCVRLISDLSTKPKIPDPIPTAAFLYNLPSYIYFAPQTKLIESIVAELNVKKTTGFESSHKLNEALVSFSQKKSFVIGIEFSDPWTEWPDKLSFTLHSAAIPNINVNIMYQADGSYKFYKTGFLAVQQALSQVHIKHKCKEFNKTQGDITFPPIKDLPSPPIFMTSHSRTLQGVAGMIIIIIFIFVVIRLTTSIVEEKELQLKVTLNLMGVGSCLQWAAWYIETFIIFLIGSSIITLFWKLVPPNSEISFMPFTHWSMALFVLLVLSHCAICFSFLMSSLISRTYRISLVTFLILIATLIPFWALHSDGCSAGLNVFLSFFLISGLQVLANSICMWEDYGEGLQWGNLFETSWPGGSLSAGYILLVMVLVSFLSLLLCLYLEQIRPGPYGDSRPWHFPCTHCCSTESLVPYSRLFNRLFGIYRAAPDEERPDLQLIEPDPVDKIAGVQIRGLCKTFGKMEVVKNVSFDMFEGQVTVLMGHNGAGKTTLISMLAGFISPTSGSALINGFDIRQERRQAQRCIGLCPQQNVLFKHLSSVSHIKLFSRLRGVRGAEVKAEVQNYLKKLNLQEKKRLAARNLSGGTQRRLSVACALCGGVKVLICDEPSSGLDPSARRELWRLILEAKEGCTVLLTTHQLDDGEVLSDRVVIISDGQLRCIGSLPFLKKKVNASCFLTCEARKRCDLEMLTSLISRHVGRIEPFSIKGRDVCYKLPLSKSNSFSSLFRDLESQMNTLGVRGFSLSSVSLEEIFMSFGAEDLNTRHSGGAEKRDDDHENVEEGEGQDGNVRSCAKQWRAMMTKKIMGLYDQKAYFLILLLIPIVYYLTTLMMSTNPHRSGRRTFNVSDYGVDKSTILLSVPENKSYMEERRIDSIESLVKGKFQLIVVSEQIKDYVDEKWKSREGRREINFVSMAMDTADRLGLIGWVGPRHYVHAAPMILNLVYNVFAQELIGPEISIEVTSFPFTPRNNNNFVTGDTTDLSICVILYVCIALIIFSSGVIQERVSHMKMQQEVSGLGMITYWLSHLAFDMMVYFILVLALLLPLYLYAPWYLLLFVLFFTGLAGLIFTYFMISMLSASFLAVSLTLLSVLVVSLIFMILGVLAMTYKLVYVAIFVANMLPVIAGYQCLQKCFNYKSRCGSYIPETKRPTSDDPTSDKMYCINPLSFLTPKCVCENPMTWPEMLVMLAAAITFFLLIMFFEYGSCIWYRCKGCCTYSSSGSIEDPKVSRQAEKIRAMNADQIGSRALVVDGVSKKYGCGPLAVNNISFALKPSHCVGLLGPNGAGKTSTFKMIVGEHSIDKGNIYISGHSMRMKRNKTMKELGYCPQYDAFFEFLTGRQLLKVFLQLWGYPRKNLNKRCEDLADHFGFRKHLDKKIIYYSGGTKRKINAAVACGAKSLICLDEPSAGVDPASRRHVWTIINEMAQQGKAVLLTSHNMDEINALCSKCVILVDGRIYAMGSNQHVKNKIAKGMMLKLVVNVQQDKMVAMLTKIEDDINVAFPNAELKEKYEFSGRLTFQIFEVDTTWSRIFEFVEGHRSSWQLDDYSLSQPSLEDAFEEIAEEKRKKRERESN
- the LOC116801074 gene encoding nucleobindin-2, with translation MAQNVALLGLALIAISASIVALPVTQNKKDHKEAAESSTPATADVETALEYERYLREVVEALEADPEFRKKLDKAPEADIRSGKIAQELDYVNHHVRTKLDEIKRREVERLRELANQAYELSNDIDRKHLKVSQHLDHDNEHTFEIEDLRKLIQKTSDDLAEADRKRRGEFKEYEMQKEFEREAQKKEMDEESRKKFEAEVKEKEEKHKNHEKLHHPGNKAQLEDVWEKQDHMDKNDFDPKTFFSIHDVDSNGYWDEAEVKALFVKELDKVYQSDLPEDDMRERAEEMERMREHHFRETDMNHDGLISIDEFMAQTNKEEFQEDPEWETIDRQKQYTHEEYLEYERRRQEEVQRLIAQGQLPPHPNMPQGYYAAPPPGGVAYQQAQGAQLHYQHPDQVHAQQQQQYAQQQQQYAQQYQQQQYGNGQQPVQLQPNQVYQHAGQIPQQQQPVYQNQPVYQQQQPVYQQQQPVQQQQQPVQQQQQPVQQQQQPVQQQQQPVQQQQQPVQQQQQTVQQQQQQPVQQQQQTAQQQPVAQQVHNQSPPPVQNQQVPVQQQQKQHQESLNQQH